The window AACATATGACAATGTGTGTTATCGAAGGTCTCTCACCATCACTCTGTGGAggtgcctcctctcctccggtcCGTAGATGCCACAGGGCCGCAGGATGCAGGTCCGAAGCAGACCTCCACCTTCACATGAGAGGAATTAAACCTTCACCGAATAACTGCTATTTAGCAACAGGGTTACAAGCTGAAACCATTGTCTACTCTTTCAATGCATTGTATTTTATAAGCGTGTCAAATATTTGTCTCAAAAGTAGATAACAACTATCAAATAACACCTCAAAATACCATTTAAAGCTTGGGTCCTCAGTATATGTTTGGTATTATTGGGCAAaaggtttgtatgtttttaatgcTCATAATACAGGGCCTCCCCAGCACTGATGTGTCTTCACGTGGAGGCAGAAACATGCACTTTGACACAGCTCGTAGCTCTAagcttaatttaatttataatcaCTGATGGGGTGTCGGGTTACATTGGAGGAGGAAATGTGACGCTTCACGCATGTAAAGAATCTAGAGGAACTCGAACCTCCATGAAAATGTATTCTAAAAAATGGTAAAACGTTAACGTGACTCCAAACTGTAACTGTGTGACACGGGTTGACCGTCCCGCACCTTTCAGGGAGCCTCCGTTGGCCGAGAGGACCATCTGCTCTGCAATCGCTTTGGTTCTGGAGTAGTGGTCGATGTGCTGCAGCAGAAAGAAACATGTTAGTGTACATGTGTTATGTTGGGGCGTGTCACACCTTCTGGTCTTCGGTTGGGTTCTTCGTTCTAAGTTCTGGTGACACGCCAGTGGATCAGAGGAGTTCCTCCGTGTAAAAGCACACGTAAAGTAAAAGTTTAACGTAAACGTTTACTCAAAGTACCAAAAGCAAGAGGGGCTTATTTTAGAATAATGTGACTATGTTATTGGATTACACATTGTGACACATTCATGTGTACATCCCTTTAATGTACATGTGGGGCCGGTTGATTATTAGGTGCATTACAGTAAAAACAGCAATACAATATCTTCATCtgacaaaagtaaaatatatatataacataaatgcattaagtagcataaaatggaaacactCAATTAATGTGCAGGTACCTGAACATTTGCACTCGTTTTataattttataatataatttcgTTACATTCCAGCCGTGTTTGTTTggtaatcttttattttctcactcCGTCGGGGGGCACGCACGGCACCGAGGCCTCGTCTCCCTCCTCAATGGGTTCCCCAGCAAACACCACGTTGATGGTGCTGGTGTACACCAGCCTGGGGATGCTCCTCTCCTGACACACTGACAGATCATTACACGTCAGGGTGTTTCATGGGCGGTTGCACATTAAGAATacacttttattctttttgGAATATCAAATTAATGCTTTGCAGGCATGATAGGCATCAACAATTACAAATATCTCCGCTCCAATATTTACGTTTTAGCTAAGTGAGCTTTAAAAATCTTTATTATGtctacatttttattatattcagaACTCGTGAAATGTAGTCATTGCAGAGTATCTGAGACTATGATTAATAAGGTAATTTGTTCATGAATCCTTACCATTTATGATGTTATTGGTCCCTCCGACATTGACTGACTCCACCTGCTCTTTCCTCAGctggcagaaagagagaacaataacaataacaataataaagaatACACAGCCCTTATTTTCACCTCTCGCTTCgtactaacataacataattataaatTATTGAATTATAATTGAATTGTATAATGATtgtataataattgtattataattGAATAGTCTGCGTACAAGTTGACACATTTGTCATGTAAGAAGAATGCGTGGAATAAAAAAATTGCCATTTTGTAGGAACGCAATGATAATTTGGTGGAGCGCAAAATGTATTATGATCGTTATTATCAGCAGAGCGATGACcaataacacaaatgtaaaacaagGCTGCATCaatgtgtctctctgagggaAAGTATCAGTTTCTAAGTGAAAGATTCAATgaattacaattaaaacaaactttaatttGCCACTGAAGACAATAAAGTACACTTGCCCTTCATCATCCCATGAAGACGCTCACAGCGTAAGAAGGTATGAAGGAGAAGTCACCTGTTCTGGTCCGGACATGCCGGAAGACGCCGTGTGGAATATGCAGTCGACCCCTTCGCACACTTTATAGAGGGAAGAATAGTCCCGGATGTCACTCTGTAAGAAAGAAATGAATTAATGCCAACTCTGAGGACACTTATCTTAATGAGTTAGACTGCTTTTAAACCCTTCTATATGCTATTAGCACATTTATCGTGTAAATTAATTGGATTTTGATAAATGGACATTATATAAAAAGCACTTTACAATTTGagcctctccttcacacacacacacacacacacacacaccatctggtGTTCGGTGTCACTCCAAGGACACTTCCACCCTGTGATCAGTGGGCGGCCGTCTCTGCCTCCTGAGCCTCATGTGGATTCTCAACATCAGAAGCTGTGACAAGTTGAGAGCTTTgcagagtcagagtcagagtgtgtgtgagtcgaTATCCATCCCACGAGAGGCCGGTTGTAATTAAGGTAAGTGTGCCGTGAGGCCTGCAGGTGAAACCTGAATCAAGTCAGCAGCTGGCACTCTGAGGGGATCACTCCCCCGTGTCTGCTTCCAGCCAGATAACCACAAGACGcccaggaaaagaaaaacagattctCCATGTTTTATGGAACGTAAAAGTAAAGATATCCTCAAATATCCAAGCAGGAATGCATTATTGTTTACTGCAAGATGTCAGACAGACTTTGAATTCATTGatatttggttttgtttatttgcattaaaTGTGTATGTTGTGGCAAAAACAAAGACAGCATGTATTGGGCCTTTGATATGAGGTCTAATTATGAACCATTATATTAGGCACATGTCCTAATATGTCTATGctacacatttaaaagaaagagcAGTGAAGggcaaaatgacacaaaacacaGCTGTATGACTGAAGAACAATCAcactcttattattattatcattgacTGGAACTAGATTGGGGCAAAGTTATGATAAAAATGCAATAAACAGGTCCTTCTTCACTGTCCCGTACCTGATAGAAGATGGCTCCATCGGGGATGTCACATGGAAGCTTGTTCATGTCTAGAAGCACCACCGACATCCCCTGACTGGCCAGTTCTCTGCCCAGCCTGAAGCCAAAGtatccccctcctcctgtcacCACCACCTTCCCAGTGGAGCCGCCTCGGGCCAGAGCCGCCTCCTCTCCCAGTCGGGTCACCGCACACTCCGGGTTGCCGCATCCGGCCGCCATGGCTCCGCGCACCCTGTGGCGGCCGGCCACTGTGGGGCTGGAGGCCGGGGCCGGGTGGTTGACCCACGCTTGGTGGCAGAGGTTGGGGATGTGGGGCCCACTAGCCTGCAGGCGACAAAGGGGGGCACTGTGGCAGGCGAGCTGCTTCACCTGGCAGAGAGATCCTCCACTCTCACTCATGTTGGGACCGCACAGCTCCATGGATCTCCTGATGCTGGAGGAGGGAGCATATTTATGATTCATTAGTATCAGTTTGACCTTTCACAGCCTCGGGCCCCAATCCAGGGATTCCGGCCCCCCAGGAGAATGGactttcatgtttttaaatgttttttatccGCCTGACaaatgcactcacatgcaccaCCTATtcaactgcccccccccccccacaggcaTTTTACCCCACAATGCCTGTTGAGGGGTAACATTAGGAACACTGGAGAACATGGTGAAATGAACACAATGCCAGAATTCCATTTTTGTATATTAAACAATTGAATAACAGCATTTGATCAAATCTGACTTTTAATTGAATACATACATTTGGTTGTGCAAACCCACAATTAACTCATTAAACTCTATTAATAATAACCTGATGGACGGATGTATACAACTTAAACTCATATGTCACACtctctacaaaataaacacatatacaaAACTCATCAGTGAGCCAAAAGTGTATCTATTGCTCCGTTGTACTATAAGACAGGAAAAAGGCTACAAATCCTATAACTTCTGTCATATTAACAAAACCTCCACTGTTGTTTTCTccaaaatgactcaaataaaacaacatttaacatACGAAGTGATGATTCAACAATACGGGGATCAGATTGCCATCACGTGGACACTCTACATTTACAATGAACATACCTTAATAGTCCTTTCGACCTCTCACATCCATACCTGTGGCCGTTGACTCATGAGACTCCCGGTCTAgaccttccctttcctctcgtGGTGCCTGCTGGTGCGTCACGTCTCTCACCTGCAGCTTTACCTGAGGACTCTCCTCCCGTGATGTCTGGAGGCAGCACGCAGCCCGGCTGCAGGGAGGATCACGTTTCCAGAAGCCACCTCTCCTTTGAGCGTCCAACTCAGGGAATGTAAAGCCCTGGTTCTTGGCAATAATAAATCACAGCCTACTTTATTAACAGTTGgattgtatattcagtgtaataGATATTCCGATATGAAACTATAGAAATTAATAATCTTTTTGCCATTCCAAATACTCTACAACCATGGACAGGTAAGACAACCGGCCCCTGGAcgcagccccccctccccc of the Cyclopterus lumpus isolate fCycLum1 chromosome 8, fCycLum1.pri, whole genome shotgun sequence genome contains:
- the sdr42e2 gene encoding putative short-chain dehydrogenase/reductase family 42E member 2, with product MNHKYAPSSSIRRSMELCGPNMSESGGSLCQVKQLACHSAPLCRLQASGPHIPNLCHQAWVNHPAPASSPTVAGRHRVRGAMAAGCGNPECAVTRLGEEAALARGGSTGKVVVTGGGGYFGFRLGRELASQGMSVVLLDMNKLPCDIPDGAIFYQSDIRDYSSLYKVCEGVDCIFHTASSGMSGPEQLRKEQVESVNVGGTNNIINVCQERSIPRLVYTSTINVVFAGEPIEEGDEASVPCVPPDGHIDHYSRTKAIAEQMVLSANGGSLKGGGLLRTCILRPCGIYGPEERRHLHRVMVNVERRLFSFRFGDPQARMNWVHVDNLVLAHTLAAEALALQRSCVASGQAYFINDGVSVNLFEWLTPLFEKLGYSRPLIHLPVSLVYSAAILVEYLHVVLRPVIGVPLLFTRSEVRSIAVSHTFKIDKARRELGYSPKAYSLVDSVDQYLKSRRPRSRSALFRVSWTSRLPRHLLVMLLLGLSLLLLMLFCTVSPNDTIKST